One part of the Trypanosoma brucei brucei TREU927 chromosome 4, complete sequence genome encodes these proteins:
- a CDS encoding dihydrolipoamide dehydrogenase, putative (similar to SP:P54533: Dihydrolipoyl dehydrogenase (EC 1.8.1.4) (E3 component of branched-chain alpha-keto acid dehydrogenase complex) (LPD-Val)(Dihydrolipoamide dehydrogenase). {Bacillus subtilis}) codes for MISATFHVTTPPHVVLVINTVTTVMIRLCRVCSLRSACVSYIPSNLPRFDVCVIGAGPAGIAAALRAVDYNKRVCLVEAKRIGGCDLWDGALQSKTLWEMSKYVSSLSGASARRVFDDDTVREIQQKLDLSRVQQTLQEVSATRETQTVELLRAAGVTTVFGRAMFSSPHELDVHSPGANEYHVLTADYFIIATGSVPRQHEFVVADHRRVVTTDTIMQLPIPSSLVIIGAGAVGCEFASIYANFGRTEVTIIDKAKRILPKEDEDIANFVEEHLTRRGVRILNTCTLFDLESWEESDDVGGCVYSVRHNTTNNRNDANSVETYEAERALVSLGRTPNLSGLGLENTACKVTGGQVTLDAFGRCVPYKHIYAVGDVSADRGLVNLGEAQGRGAVEHIYGEKPARPVNSSLLTNLSTILFLEEEVACVGLNEEQCRALGFGYIVARYDYSHLSRAIAMGGAQGFCKVIVTNDRQKLLLGVRAVGAHAGSIVEVASLAIRQSDSVYSLLKLTAAYPAVVQGFVECIRMILGRSNIKPNTMPNLTLTEWRPPHGARGRAGGSDASDCAPSSPEVTHEQKEMERNLEATRLEQSVVRQSLKVTEDIERR; via the coding sequence ATGATCTCTGCAACATTTCACGTGACAACGCCCCCACACGTAGTTTTAGTAATTAATACCGTTACCACAGTGATGATTCGGCTGTGCCGGGTATGTTCCTTGAGATCAGCTTGCGTCAGTTATATCCCCTCAAATTTGCCTCGTTTCGATGTTTGTGTCATTGGTGCCGGCCCCGCTGGCATTGCGGCAGCCCTACGAGCTGTGGACTACAACAAACGGGTCTGTCTTGTAGAAGCAAAGCGTATTGGTGGTTGCGATCTGTGGGATGGTGCATTACAGTCAAAAACGTTGTGGGAAATGTCGAAGTATGTATCCTCTCTCTCCGGAGCGTCAGCTCGGCGGGTTTTCGACGACGACACGGTGAGGGAAATTCAGCAGAAACTGGACCTATCAAGAGTGCAACAAACCTTGCAAGAGGTTAGTGCAACGCGGGAAACTCAGACTGTTGAGTTGTTGCGGGCTGCCGGGGTCACAACAGTGTTTGGAAGGGCTATGTTTTCTTCACCACATGAACTGGATGTGCATAGCCCCGGTGCAAATGAATATCACGTTCTTACTGCTGATTACTTCATTATTGCTACAGGCTCCGTACCACGGCAACACGAATTCGTTGTAGCGGATCACCGACGAGTCGTGACGACGGACACCATCATGCAGTTACCCATCCCGTCAAGCTTGGTAATTATCGGAGCTGGTGCAGTGGGATGTGAGTTCGCCAGCATATACGCCAACTTTGGCCGCACAGAAGTGACAATCATCGACAAAGCCAAACGGATTCTTCCGAAGGAAGACGAGGATATCGCAAACTTTGTCGAGGAGCATCTTACGCGACGGGGGGTACGTATTCTCAACACCTGTACCCTGTTTGACCTAGAGTCATGGGAGGAGAGTGACGATGTTGGGGGATGTGTGTACAGTGTGCGACACAACACAACGAATAATAGGAATGATGCAAATAGCGTGGAGACGTATGAGGCAGAACGAGCACTGGTGTCTTTGGGTCGCACACCAAACCTCTCTGGCCTTGGCCTCGAGAACACTGCGTGCAAGGTCACCGGCGGACAGGTTACACTGGATGCTTTTGGTCGTTGTGTCCCTTACAAGCACATTTACGCTGTTGGTGATGTTTCCGCTGACCGGGGTTTGGTGAACCTCGGTGAGGCACAAGGCCGAGGGGCTGTTGAGCACATTTACGGGGAGAAACCTGCGCGACCGGTTAATTCTTCTCTTCTCACAAACCTTTCCACCATCCTCTTTCTCGAAGAGGAGGTGGCTTGCGTTGGACTCAACGAGGAACAATGCCGTGCTCTTGGGTTCGGTTACATCGTTGCGCGTTACGACTACAGCCATCTCAGCCGTGCCATCGCAATGGGTGGTGCACAGGGATTTTGTAAGGTGATTGTAACAAACGACCGGCAGAAACTGCTTCTAGGCGTTCGCGCAGTCGGGGCTCACGCAGGAAGCATAGTTGAAGTCGCGTCACTTGCCATTCGACAGTCAGATTCTGTGTACTCACTGCTGAAGCTGACAGCAGCGTACCCGGCAGTGGTACAAGGGTTTGTTGAATGTATTCGTATGATTCTCGGCCGGTCAAACATCAAGCCCAACACGATGCCAAATCTAACGCTCACCGAATGGCGCCCACCGCACGGTGCCCGCGGCCGAGCCGGCGGCTCCGACGCAAGCGACTGCGCCCCCTCATCGCCGGAGGTCACACACGAGCAAAAAGAGATGGAGCGGAATTTAGAAGCCACCCGGTTAGAGCAGTCGGTAGTGAGGCAAAGCTTAAAAGTAACCGAGGATATTGAGCGACGCTAG